One window of Chryseobacterium indologenes genomic DNA carries:
- a CDS encoding gliding motility-associated C-terminal domain-containing protein, translated as MKRFLLSLVLIFLTINTLFAQRDTEHWIAPYYDSYGGNTYTNMIYLSTDSPTPFDVTIYNNNAPVTTVTISKGNPQTYKVTNSLISATTTTEAFTVGNKGLYLKAAKPFYCSLRLAQSVHGEVITSKGKAGIGKTFFVAAAPNTYTSSIQNFTAGVLATEDNTNVTVSWNPTAGVVFINGSPTGNTQTFTLQKGQSFILAGSGTQSGNLTGFIGAKIVSDKPITLTNGSCNANFSASTSGSDPVLDQSVPVDRLGNTFAMVKTRSTAPNLNMEGGLIVATEDNTQVFLNGGGTSVATLAAGEWYRINETSYVAQGTSGHSNMFISTTKNVYLYQFIGILGSDATNGFNYIPPLNCFLPRKIDEIGKINEMPIGSGGASAVQDIIVKLNILTETGATVMVNDAPVAATDGPYPVTGNTNWVTYGITGVSGNIKITSTKAVTAGINGGFSSAGYGGYFAGFSSIPVIAKKAGECVPGIILELDDGYETYQWYRDGVVIAGATSYTYTPTQSGNYTVKVTMGTCPPVTTPIYKVQTCLKETTQTLNACSTKIITPAFTSSTQTVVPSTVVIITPPTKGTAVVNPNGTITYNPNPGYLGPDKIVYKFCGNSVEFTDCEQVTLNLTVVPFIVTDTSIKACWYDVAPYAYFDLTKAKVTDYNAVTKKYYRTLNDLTAGINEITTPDNFPSTGGFVYVKVTTAEGCTANAKIELIVLPIKKSPILVDQYICMDAKTNLDAGSGYDSYQWSTGATTSGIRDIGVGEYTVILGKNGCFLTQTVKVKKVEDPVIQTIEINNNTATVIVSGGKAPLKYAVDGTANWQDSNVFTGLSRGQHTFYVKDFYNCTPTSVEITVPNLLNAITPNGDNVNDYIDYSELAYKENLSFVVYDRYGNMVFTGNKFNNYRWDGKHFDKKIGTGTYWYHINWNESNKEKTPVKYTGWILVKNRE; from the coding sequence ATGAAAAGATTTCTACTCAGTCTGGTATTAATTTTTTTGACAATTAATACACTCTTTGCACAAAGGGATACAGAGCATTGGATTGCTCCTTACTATGATAGTTATGGTGGTAATACTTATACCAACATGATCTATTTGTCTACTGACTCACCCACCCCCTTTGATGTAACCATATACAATAACAATGCTCCGGTAACTACCGTTACCATTAGTAAGGGTAACCCACAAACCTACAAGGTTACCAATAGCCTTATCAGTGCAACTACAACTACAGAAGCATTCACTGTTGGTAATAAAGGGCTGTATTTAAAAGCAGCAAAGCCTTTTTACTGTAGTTTAAGACTTGCCCAAAGTGTTCACGGGGAAGTAATTACCAGTAAAGGAAAAGCAGGAATTGGAAAAACATTTTTCGTTGCTGCTGCTCCCAATACCTACACCAGCAGTATTCAGAACTTTACAGCAGGAGTGCTTGCTACTGAAGATAATACCAATGTAACAGTATCATGGAACCCTACTGCCGGAGTCGTTTTCATTAATGGAAGTCCTACAGGAAACACCCAAACCTTTACATTGCAGAAAGGCCAGTCTTTTATTCTTGCAGGATCTGGAACTCAATCTGGAAACCTAACGGGTTTTATTGGGGCAAAAATAGTTTCTGATAAGCCAATAACCCTTACCAACGGAAGCTGTAATGCCAACTTCTCTGCCAGTACATCAGGAAGTGATCCGGTTCTGGATCAATCTGTACCGGTGGACAGACTTGGAAATACTTTTGCAATGGTGAAAACAAGATCTACTGCTCCCAATTTAAATATGGAGGGAGGTCTTATTGTTGCTACTGAAGATAACACTCAAGTGTTTTTAAATGGCGGAGGAACTTCCGTTGCGACACTTGCTGCCGGAGAATGGTATAGAATTAATGAAACCAGCTATGTGGCTCAAGGGACTTCAGGACATTCAAACATGTTTATTTCGACGACTAAAAATGTATACTTATACCAATTTATTGGAATTCTGGGAAGTGATGCTACAAACGGATTTAACTATATACCACCATTGAACTGTTTCCTTCCGAGAAAAATTGATGAAATCGGAAAGATCAATGAGATGCCTATTGGCTCAGGAGGAGCCAGTGCAGTTCAGGATATTATTGTAAAATTAAATATCTTGACAGAGACAGGAGCAACTGTAATGGTAAATGACGCCCCAGTTGCAGCTACAGACGGACCATATCCTGTAACAGGAAATACTAACTGGGTAACATATGGAATCACCGGAGTAAGCGGAAATATTAAAATCACTTCTACAAAGGCTGTAACAGCTGGTATCAACGGAGGATTCAGTTCAGCAGGATACGGAGGCTACTTTGCGGGGTTCTCATCAATTCCTGTAATTGCGAAAAAAGCAGGAGAATGTGTACCGGGAATTATTCTTGAGCTGGATGACGGATATGAAACATATCAGTGGTACCGTGACGGAGTAGTCATTGCGGGTGCTACTTCTTACACTTACACTCCTACACAATCAGGAAACTATACTGTAAAAGTAACAATGGGAACATGTCCACCTGTGACAACTCCTATCTATAAAGTACAAACTTGTTTAAAAGAAACAACTCAAACGCTTAATGCTTGTTCTACTAAAATCATTACTCCTGCGTTTACATCGTCTACACAGACCGTGGTACCAAGTACAGTAGTAATTATAACTCCTCCTACAAAAGGAACAGCCGTGGTTAATCCAAACGGAACAATCACTTACAACCCAAATCCTGGATATTTAGGACCGGATAAAATAGTTTATAAATTCTGTGGAAACTCTGTTGAGTTTACAGATTGTGAGCAGGTAACACTCAACCTTACTGTAGTACCATTCATTGTAACGGACACCTCTATTAAGGCATGTTGGTATGATGTAGCTCCTTATGCTTATTTTGATCTTACGAAAGCGAAAGTGACAGATTATAATGCCGTTACTAAGAAATACTATCGTACATTAAATGACCTTACAGCTGGTATCAATGAAATCACAACACCGGATAACTTCCCTTCAACAGGAGGATTTGTATATGTAAAAGTAACCACAGCTGAAGGATGTACGGCCAATGCAAAAATCGAGTTGATTGTACTTCCAATCAAAAAATCTCCGATATTGGTAGATCAGTATATCTGTATGGATGCTAAAACCAATCTGGACGCAGGTTCCGGATATGACTCTTACCAATGGAGCACAGGCGCTACTACTTCAGGTATCAGAGATATTGGTGTTGGAGAATATACTGTAATACTTGGTAAAAACGGATGTTTCCTTACTCAGACAGTAAAAGTTAAAAAAGTTGAAGATCCGGTAATCCAGACGATTGAGATCAACAACAATACAGCAACAGTAATTGTAAGCGGAGGTAAAGCACCTCTAAAATATGCGGTTGACGGAACTGCTAACTGGCAGGATTCAAATGTCTTCACAGGTTTAAGCAGAGGACAGCATACATTCTATGTAAAAGATTTCTACAACTGTACCCCTACTTCCGTAGAAATTACAGTTCCTAATCTATTGAATGCCATTACCCCTAATGGAGATAACGTAAATGATTATATAGATTACAGCGAACTAGCTTACAAAGAAAACCTAAGTTTTGTAGTATATGACAGATATGGAAATATGGTATTTACCGGAAATAAATTCAACAACTACAGATGGGACGGAAAACACTTTGATAAGAAAATTGGAACAGGAACATACTGGTACCATATCAACTGGAATGAATCCAACAAAGAAAAGACTCCAGTAAAATATACAGGCTGGATTCTTGTTAAAAACAGAGAGTAA
- a CDS encoding T9SS type B sorting domain-containing protein — protein MKKILSFLFIFYIFTSAFAQLDREHWFAPMVDRTGAPNPYQKLYLSTSRTTPFPVNIYNNNVLIGTVNISKNNPQKFDVLRNYIITTQQTDLFTPTTKGLYLKAEFPFYANLRFSVFNHAEIITSKGIPSTGKSFYAASAPITVSNNILNFMTSVLATEDNTTVTISGYTPTVQFSNGTTGATNPTMTFTLNKGQSYIIDGIGDIAGNSDGFIGSKIISDKPINVTNGNFNGQYAGNFPSSSDILMDQAVPVNRLGNEFALVKGNGPIGANMEGAVVIATEDNTQIFVNNEIPPVATINAGKYFVIPDSKYILQGNGHYNLYLKTSKNAYVYQILAGDSNSGNETATGGFNFIPALNCYLPKQINELGLINENFVHSNGNPGGILNIPTKLNLITERGAIITVNGANPPAITGPYNMTGTTNWVTYGIPNVTGTITVVSNKAIMAGITAGSDAVGYGGFFAGFPTQPVILQSGVGCIPGIVLTVDPLIYDSYQWYRNGTLVPGATASSITPTLPGYYTCSVTMGSCAPLVTEKFKVLNCTKLTNASYNVCTSQTITPAFSSSSQTPVPGTVAITTAPALGTAMINPITGVITYTVNTPGTSGTDTFTYTFCGNDPDFPDCETITVTINIQALTVMNTTLSACDINGQGTFNLTTANVTNNSPVTITYYPTLADAQNENTTALITNTTSYTAPNATIIYAVVKNNIGCKSIAQITLSLFNKAIVLDNYNGVFCDDNLDGTVTLILSNITPIVLNNPNYFTNVRYYANLADANAGNNNTLSNSWSYTATTTIYIRVDSPDGCASVIKPLQFSIGAKVTLITKTVTESVCDDDLDGVKSVNLAQFIPQFTLDPNVTFTFHTTLTDAQNNVNIVSSPVNITTSQTYYIRFEKNGVCPEVGTLKINIKVPKKSDVLQDKAICPKTTTTLDAGPGFERYLWSTGATTPSITNVAPGSYWVELTFNGCVYKQYVNVTELPLPMITSIEIDGTTVKVGVSGGTPPYEYSLDGVVWQSSNIFYNVPRGAHNVFVRDSKMCEEVKKPFAIINLINTITPNGDGYNEGIDYSALMANDNLVFRIFDRYGAEVFRGTPENRYTWDGRIGGRYVPTATYWYFITWTEYGSSLTVKYSSWLLVKHR, from the coding sequence ATGAAGAAAATTCTATCTTTTTTATTTATATTTTATATTTTCACCTCTGCTTTTGCCCAATTGGACCGGGAGCATTGGTTTGCTCCGATGGTAGACAGGACTGGCGCACCCAATCCTTATCAGAAACTGTATTTATCCACCAGCAGAACAACTCCTTTTCCGGTAAATATTTATAATAATAATGTTCTGATCGGAACGGTGAATATCAGTAAAAATAATCCGCAGAAATTCGATGTATTAAGGAATTATATTATTACCACGCAACAGACGGATTTATTCACCCCTACAACCAAAGGATTATACCTTAAAGCAGAATTTCCTTTTTATGCCAATTTAAGGTTCTCGGTATTCAACCACGCTGAAATTATTACTTCCAAAGGGATTCCTTCCACAGGAAAATCGTTTTACGCAGCCTCCGCTCCCATCACAGTGAGCAATAATATTCTGAACTTTATGACCAGTGTACTGGCAACTGAAGATAACACAACTGTTACCATCTCCGGATACACCCCTACGGTTCAATTTTCTAACGGAACTACCGGAGCAACCAATCCGACAATGACTTTCACTTTAAATAAAGGACAGTCTTATATCATTGACGGAATCGGGGATATAGCAGGAAACTCTGATGGTTTCATCGGCTCCAAAATTATTTCAGACAAGCCCATCAATGTCACTAATGGAAATTTTAACGGACAGTATGCAGGAAATTTCCCTTCCAGTTCTGATATTTTAATGGACCAGGCAGTTCCTGTCAATAGACTTGGAAATGAATTTGCTCTGGTAAAAGGTAACGGACCGATAGGTGCCAATATGGAAGGTGCTGTTGTTATTGCCACTGAAGACAATACTCAGATCTTTGTTAATAATGAAATACCTCCTGTAGCGACCATTAATGCCGGGAAATATTTCGTTATTCCTGATTCAAAATATATCCTTCAGGGAAACGGACATTATAATTTATATTTAAAAACATCAAAAAATGCTTATGTCTACCAGATTTTAGCCGGAGATTCAAATTCGGGAAATGAAACGGCGACCGGGGGATTCAATTTCATTCCGGCTTTGAACTGTTACTTACCGAAACAGATTAATGAACTAGGACTTATCAATGAAAATTTTGTTCATTCTAATGGTAATCCCGGAGGTATTCTGAACATCCCGACAAAACTGAATCTTATAACAGAAAGAGGAGCTATTATTACAGTAAACGGAGCCAATCCACCTGCAATAACAGGCCCTTACAATATGACAGGCACCACCAACTGGGTTACTTATGGAATTCCCAATGTGACAGGGACCATTACAGTAGTTTCAAATAAGGCTATTATGGCAGGAATCACTGCCGGAAGTGACGCCGTAGGATACGGAGGTTTTTTCGCTGGTTTTCCTACGCAGCCCGTTATTTTACAATCAGGTGTTGGCTGTATTCCCGGTATTGTTCTTACTGTGGATCCTCTGATCTATGACTCTTATCAATGGTATAGAAACGGCACCCTTGTTCCTGGAGCTACGGCATCTTCAATTACCCCTACATTACCCGGATATTATACATGTTCTGTAACAATGGGAAGCTGTGCACCTTTGGTTACTGAAAAATTTAAGGTTCTGAATTGTACAAAACTTACGAATGCATCTTACAACGTTTGTACTTCGCAGACTATAACACCTGCTTTCAGCAGCTCATCACAAACTCCTGTTCCAGGTACGGTAGCGATTACAACAGCTCCTGCTTTGGGTACTGCAATGATAAACCCTATTACAGGAGTCATTACTTATACTGTAAATACTCCTGGCACCTCCGGAACAGACACATTCACTTATACATTCTGCGGAAATGATCCGGACTTCCCGGATTGCGAAACGATAACAGTTACCATCAACATTCAGGCTCTTACGGTAATGAACACCACGTTATCTGCCTGTGATATAAACGGACAGGGAACGTTCAATTTGACTACAGCCAACGTCACCAACAATTCTCCTGTTACCATCACTTATTATCCTACTCTGGCAGATGCTCAGAATGAAAACACCACAGCATTAATCACCAATACAACATCATATACAGCACCGAATGCGACTATCATATACGCTGTTGTCAAAAACAATATTGGATGTAAAAGTATTGCACAAATTACATTATCTCTTTTCAATAAAGCAATTGTTCTGGATAACTATAATGGTGTTTTCTGTGATGATAATCTGGATGGAACGGTTACTCTCATACTTTCCAACATCACCCCTATTGTCCTCAATAATCCTAACTATTTTACCAATGTAAGATATTATGCAAACCTGGCAGATGCTAACGCAGGAAACAATAATACACTTTCTAACAGCTGGAGTTATACGGCAACAACTACAATTTACATCAGAGTAGATTCTCCTGACGGCTGTGCTTCTGTGATCAAGCCTTTACAGTTCAGTATTGGAGCTAAAGTAACATTGATTACCAAAACCGTTACGGAAAGTGTTTGTGATGATGATCTGGATGGAGTTAAAAGTGTGAACTTAGCGCAGTTTATTCCTCAGTTTACATTAGATCCCAACGTTACTTTCACTTTTCACACAACATTGACAGATGCTCAGAATAATGTAAATATTGTTTCATCCCCAGTTAATATTACAACTTCCCAGACTTATTATATCCGTTTCGAAAAAAATGGAGTCTGCCCGGAAGTAGGCACTCTTAAAATCAATATTAAAGTTCCTAAAAAATCGGATGTATTACAAGATAAGGCGATATGCCCTAAAACTACTACCACGCTGGATGCAGGACCCGGTTTTGAAAGGTATTTGTGGAGCACCGGAGCTACGACTCCTTCCATCACCAATGTAGCACCGGGAAGTTATTGGGTAGAACTCACTTTCAATGGTTGTGTTTACAAACAGTATGTAAATGTTACTGAACTCCCTCTTCCTATGATTACGTCTATAGAAATTGATGGGACAACGGTAAAAGTCGGAGTAAGTGGCGGCACACCTCCTTATGAATACTCTTTGGACGGTGTGGTGTGGCAGAGTTCCAATATTTTCTACAATGTACCAAGAGGAGCACACAATGTATTTGTAAGGGACTCTAAAATGTGTGAAGAAGTCAAGAAACCATTTGCCATTATCAACCTTATCAACACCATTACTCCGAATGGAGACGGTTATAACGAAGGAATAGACTATTCTGCTTTAATGGCCAATGATAATCTTGTATTCAGGATCTTTGACCGGTATGGTGCGGAAGTCTTCAGAGGAACTCCGGAAAACAGATATACCTGGGACGGAAGAATAGGTGGAAGATACGTGCCTACAGCAACCTACTGGTATTTCATCACCTGGACAGAATACGGTTCATCCCTCACTGTAAAATACTCGAGCTGGCTGCTTGTAAAACATAGATAA
- a CDS encoding DUF6759 domain-containing protein — translation MKQVLLLLCCMFFFTVSAQKKGKDYSNILKSNNIYEINAFLRDAHPDDPRRSVLKPRVMEMMKEYIKNAHPADQKVKDMQEMLAMLKRRPSTKITFDEMNAIIKQKQIAKYKAELAAKQPTTVYTPSTAQNTFVVNAAANTAIPNAEAEEFNMLMAVSPVEHKNKTVKILNSLFDNDPNAKECIVLIQNKSDCNIIVRMEGVGTTKYRLAVPAQGEGSIVIEKGQYLFTSLVCGAQYASQKTIQRPIMVALGSQ, via the coding sequence ATGAAACAAGTACTTTTACTTCTTTGCTGTATGTTTTTCTTTACTGTGTCTGCTCAAAAAAAAGGGAAAGACTATAGTAATATTCTGAAAAGTAATAATATCTATGAGATCAACGCTTTCTTAAGAGATGCCCATCCTGATGATCCCCGAAGGTCTGTACTGAAACCAAGGGTAATGGAAATGATGAAGGAATACATCAAAAATGCACATCCTGCCGATCAGAAAGTAAAAGATATGCAGGAAATGCTTGCCATGCTGAAGAGAAGGCCTTCCACAAAGATCACTTTTGATGAAATGAATGCTATCATCAAACAAAAGCAGATAGCAAAATACAAAGCAGAACTGGCAGCAAAACAACCTACTACCGTTTATACTCCAAGTACTGCCCAGAATACTTTTGTTGTAAATGCAGCAGCCAATACAGCAATTCCCAATGCAGAAGCTGAAGAATTTAATATGCTTATGGCGGTTTCTCCCGTAGAACATAAAAATAAAACTGTAAAAATCCTCAACTCTTTATTTGATAACGATCCCAATGCCAAAGAATGCATTGTTTTGATTCAAAATAAATCAGACTGTAATATTATTGTACGAATGGAAGGTGTAGGGACTACCAAATACAGACTTGCTGTTCCCGCCCAGGGCGAAGGCTCAATTGTTATAGAAAAGGGCCAATATCTTTTCACCAGTTTGGTTTGCGGGGCACAATATGCATCACAAAAGACAATACAAAGACCTATCATGGTGGCTTTAGGAAGTCAATAG
- the trmB gene encoding tRNA (guanosine(46)-N7)-methyltransferase TrmB — translation MGKNKLARFAENKILPNVIQPTREDALQGFELKGKWRENFFKNDNPIVLELGCGKGEYSVGLAKTFPEKNFIGIDIKGARFWFGAKEAVDNNMTNVAFLRSQIELVDHFFAENEVDEIWITFPDPQIKYRRTKHRLTHPDFLNRYKKFLKPGGIIHLKTDSEFLHGYTLGYLQGAGYEIISAHHDIYGAPEYDPDTKHLRDIKTYYEELFSAKGKTITYIKFRIS, via the coding sequence ATGGGCAAGAATAAATTAGCAAGATTTGCAGAAAACAAAATATTACCGAATGTAATCCAACCTACAAGGGAAGACGCTTTACAAGGTTTTGAACTGAAGGGAAAATGGAGAGAAAATTTCTTTAAAAATGACAATCCGATTGTATTGGAATTAGGGTGTGGAAAAGGAGAATATTCTGTAGGACTCGCAAAAACATTTCCTGAAAAAAACTTTATCGGAATTGATATTAAAGGAGCAAGATTTTGGTTTGGTGCTAAAGAAGCGGTAGATAACAATATGACTAATGTCGCTTTTCTAAGATCACAGATCGAGCTTGTTGATCATTTTTTTGCTGAAAATGAAGTAGATGAAATCTGGATTACGTTCCCGGATCCACAGATTAAGTACAGAAGAACAAAGCACAGATTGACTCACCCTGATTTCTTAAACCGATACAAAAAGTTTCTGAAACCGGGCGGGATTATTCATTTAAAAACCGATTCAGAGTTTTTACATGGATATACACTGGGATATTTGCAGGGAGCTGGCTATGAAATCATCAGCGCCCATCATGACATCTATGGAGCACCGGAATATGATCCTGATACGAAGCACCTTAGAGATATCAAAACTTATTATGAAGAACTATTCTCAGCAAAAGGAAAAACAATTACTTACATTAAATTCCGGATAAGCTGA
- a CDS encoding DUF6759 domain-containing protein: MKKLLTFLFFIFLFPNLISAQKKVNKDILKSVDIKEIEEYIKNTHPDDPKKSVLKPKLIALKNAEWTKGARTAKPMEARPIISDIPKSIMRNPYSEDAEEFKKLIAETSAEHKEKTVKLLNAMFNEDITRKEAILLFKNNSDCNIVLRIEGKDYYNLAVPARGENFVVINKGSYTLSSNICDMKYISRKDIKKSIFVTIDNPRLPETEVKPAKKETSKAKESSKKRKTKK, translated from the coding sequence ATGAAAAAACTTTTAACCTTTTTATTTTTCATATTTCTGTTCCCCAACTTAATATCTGCTCAGAAGAAAGTAAATAAAGACATCCTGAAAAGCGTTGATATTAAAGAAATTGAAGAGTATATTAAGAACACCCATCCGGATGACCCGAAGAAAAGCGTACTGAAGCCTAAGCTTATCGCTTTAAAAAACGCAGAGTGGACCAAAGGAGCTCGTACCGCCAAACCTATGGAAGCTAGGCCTATTATCTCCGATATTCCTAAAAGCATCATGAGAAATCCTTATTCAGAGGATGCTGAGGAATTTAAAAAGCTCATTGCTGAAACTTCTGCTGAGCACAAAGAAAAAACAGTAAAGCTTCTGAATGCAATGTTCAATGAAGATATTACGCGCAAGGAAGCGATACTCTTATTCAAAAATAATTCAGACTGCAATATCGTACTGAGGATTGAAGGAAAAGATTATTACAACCTTGCTGTCCCTGCTCGCGGAGAAAATTTCGTTGTAATTAATAAGGGTTCATATACGCTCAGCAGTAATATCTGCGATATGAAATACATCTCCCGGAAAGACATTAAAAAAAGTATATTTGTAACGATTGATAATCCAAGACTTCCTGAAACTGAGGTAAAGCCTGCTAAAAAGGAAACTTCCAAAGCAAAGGAGTCTTCGAAAAAAAGAAAAACCAAAAAGTAA
- a CDS encoding DUF6759 domain-containing protein, whose translation MKKLLVFAGISVILASCNVNYGNYPGRSPYPSSTSNSGNRANTEREYNELIKTFKPETADVLNDLLNSDDPKNPKTSISVENKSPCNMVLTVSGNNFFKKIPIGAGKIGYTMVPKNQNYRLSGVLCNSTYQSTKFITTSYSIKLSN comes from the coding sequence ATGAAAAAACTATTAGTTTTTGCCGGGATCTCAGTGATCCTTGCAAGCTGTAATGTAAATTATGGCAACTATCCGGGAAGAAGCCCCTACCCTTCCTCTACCAGCAATTCAGGTAACAGAGCCAATACAGAAAGAGAATATAATGAACTGATAAAGACCTTTAAGCCGGAAACAGCAGACGTTCTTAATGATCTTCTTAACAGTGATGATCCGAAAAACCCGAAGACTTCTATTTCAGTAGAAAATAAATCTCCATGCAATATGGTCCTTACGGTAAGCGGGAATAATTTCTTCAAGAAAATCCCTATTGGCGCGGGGAAAATAGGATACACAATGGTTCCTAAAAATCAGAATTACAGGTTATCCGGAGTTTTATGCAATTCCACCTATCAGTCTACAAAGTTTATTACAACCTCATATTCTATAAAGCTTTCAAACTAA
- a CDS encoding bacteriocin-like protein produces MKNLKKVSRNELRTIKGGYRSCMDGCSMELGEMCCGGVCRIGVIIPSGDPNLPDLMVCPKKP; encoded by the coding sequence ATGAAAAATTTAAAAAAAGTCTCAAGAAATGAGCTAAGAACAATTAAAGGAGGATACAGAAGCTGTATGGATGGCTGTAGCATGGAGCTCGGAGAAATGTGTTGCGGCGGTGTATGCAGAATTGGAGTAATTATTCCTAGTGGCGATCCTAATCTGCCTGACCTTATGGTATGCCCTAAGAAACCTTAG
- the rpsB gene encoding 30S ribosomal protein S2 — translation MAKANVKDLLEAGVHFGHMTRKWNPNMAPYIFMEKNGIHIVDLHKTAVKLDEACSALEKLTSAGKKVLFVATKKQAKEVVAKHASELNMPYITERWPGGMLTNFVTIRKAVKKMNAIDKMKKDGTFETLSKKERLQVDRQRANLEKNLGSISDMVRLPSAIFVVDILREHIAVTEAKKLGIPVFGIVDTNSDPRKVDFVIPGNDDASKSIDMILSIVSESIKEGQSQRKADKEKSKEEGEVVSADKDADFDAE, via the coding sequence ATGGCAAAAGCAAATGTAAAAGACCTTTTAGAGGCTGGCGTACACTTCGGTCACATGACTAGAAAGTGGAACCCAAATATGGCTCCATACATTTTTATGGAGAAAAACGGTATTCACATTGTAGACTTACATAAAACAGCAGTTAAATTAGATGAAGCTTGCAGTGCTTTAGAAAAATTAACTTCTGCAGGTAAAAAAGTTCTTTTCGTAGCTACTAAGAAGCAAGCGAAAGAAGTTGTTGCAAAACACGCTTCTGAACTTAATATGCCTTATATTACAGAAAGATGGCCAGGAGGTATGTTAACGAACTTCGTTACTATCAGAAAGGCTGTAAAGAAGATGAATGCTATCGACAAAATGAAAAAAGACGGTACGTTCGAAACTTTATCTAAAAAAGAAAGATTACAAGTTGACAGACAAAGAGCTAACTTAGAAAAGAACTTAGGTTCTATCTCTGATATGGTTCGTCTTCCTTCTGCAATCTTCGTTGTAGATATCTTGAGAGAACACATCGCTGTAACTGAAGCTAAGAAATTAGGTATTCCAGTTTTCGGTATTGTTGATACAAACTCTGACCCTAGAAAAGTTGACTTCGTTATCCCAGGAAACGATGATGCTTCTAAATCTATCGATATGATCTTGAGCATTGTTTCAGAATCTATCAAAGAAGGTCAGTCTCAGAGAAAAGCTGATAAAGAAAAATCTAAAGAAGAAGGAGAAGTAGTATCTGCTGATAAAGATGCTGACTTCGATGCAGAATAA
- the rpsI gene encoding 30S ribosomal protein S9, whose protein sequence is MSIVHKIGRRKTSVARVYVRPGSGVITVNGKDAKEYFSTDVMVYKLNQPFILSETVGQYDVTVNVFGGGNTGQAEAIRLGISRALCEINAEFRLALKPAGLLTRDARMVERKKPGQKKARKRFQFSKR, encoded by the coding sequence ATGTCTATAGTTCACAAAATCGGAAGAAGAAAAACTTCTGTAGCAAGAGTTTATGTAAGACCAGGTTCTGGTGTTATTACAGTAAACGGTAAAGATGCTAAAGAATATTTCTCTACAGACGTGATGGTTTACAAATTAAACCAACCGTTTATCCTTTCTGAGACTGTTGGTCAGTATGACGTTACCGTAAACGTATTCGGTGGTGGTAATACAGGTCAGGCAGAAGCTATCAGATTAGGTATTTCAAGAGCTTTATGCGAAATCAACGCTGAATTCAGATTAGCATTGAAACCAGCTGGTTTACTTACAAGAGACGCAAGAATGGTGGAAAGAAAGAAGCCAGGTCAGAAAAAAGCAAGAAAGAGATTCCAATTCTCAAAACGTTAA
- the rplM gene encoding 50S ribosomal protein L13 produces MNTLSYKTVSANKATANKEWVVVDAEGQPLGRLASTVAKILRGKHKTNFTPHVDCGDNVIVLNAGKITLSGNKWADKTYIWHTGYPGGQKSMTAAELQKKDSLKVLEKSVKGMLPKNRLGAAILKNLYLYEGTEHKHEAQQPKTINVNEFK; encoded by the coding sequence GTGAATACATTAAGTTACAAAACTGTTTCAGCGAACAAAGCTACTGCGAATAAAGAATGGGTTGTGGTAGACGCTGAAGGACAGCCGTTAGGTAGATTAGCTTCTACGGTTGCAAAGATTTTGAGAGGTAAGCACAAAACGAACTTTACACCTCACGTAGATTGTGGTGATAACGTGATCGTTTTGAATGCTGGGAAAATTACACTTTCCGGAAACAAGTGGGCTGATAAGACTTATATCTGGCATACAGGATACCCTGGTGGACAGAAGTCTATGACTGCGGCTGAACTTCAAAAGAAAGATTCTTTAAAGGTATTAGAGAAATCTGTAAAAGGTATGTTGCCTAAAAACAGATTAGGAGCTGCTATCCTTAAGAACCTTTATTTATATGAAGGAACTGAGCACAAACATGAAGCTCAACAGCCTAAAACAATTAATGTTAACGAATTTAAATAA